A part of Paenibacillus sp. sptzw28 genomic DNA contains:
- a CDS encoding glycosyltransferase family 39 protein has protein sequence MNTANTAKPRRSVDIALVLTMLLSAFLNIYNIWTDKYVNAYYTSAVASMLQSFHNFFFASFDPGGFVTIDKPPVAFWIQTLFAYVFGLHGWSVILPQALGGVGSVLLIYLLVKPTFGITAARIGALAYACTPIVAAVSRTNNIDSMLVFTLLIGTWLLFRGVKRNSVWSVLGAFAMIGVGFNVKMLEAYMVLPAFYLFYLIAPRLGWKKKASVLAGATAVLIVVSLSWAVIVDSIPADKRPYVGSSKTNSELELALGYNGVSRLTGNRGGGFGGGAGGFEGDFNRGRGLREDGGRNRQYQNQTSQTSQTNQTNQTNQTSQTNQTNQTNQTNQTSQTNQTNQTNQTNQTNRQNQPNTGIVQPAPAQGGGNFPGGIPTFGNAQGERFNFRGNGGFGGGSGGMFGTGEKGPLRLFQAALSGQASWLIPFAAFGCIGLFGSLRRRNFTQKHKEGLFWAAWLLPGMAFFSIAGFFHQYYLIMLAPAVAALAGAGWKELWHYFHNGSGWRSWLLPAAIAVTTAFEWYIVHPYDDTIGAGWSVGIAVACVLSILMLFAFAGKEGKLARAAGITGFLVLLIGPLYWAATPITYGQSSMMPAAGPRAAAEGRGGGFAPGADSQGIDQKTYSYLKNHNTGEKNLFATTNYNTATPYIIDKGEAVIAMGGFSGSDPVLTLKQLESLVTSGQLKFFMISGGGFGGGRGGNSELTAWIESHGTVIPTSEWRSAGSTGDSGGFGRGGMTLYEVNK, from the coding sequence ATGAATACAGCTAACACTGCAAAGCCGCGCCGCTCGGTCGATATTGCGCTTGTACTCACTATGCTTCTATCCGCATTTCTGAACATCTACAACATTTGGACAGATAAATACGTGAATGCTTACTACACATCCGCAGTGGCAAGCATGCTGCAAAGCTTTCACAATTTCTTCTTCGCTTCCTTCGACCCGGGAGGCTTCGTGACAATCGATAAGCCGCCGGTTGCATTCTGGATACAGACCTTATTCGCCTATGTGTTCGGTCTGCACGGGTGGAGCGTCATCCTGCCGCAGGCGCTTGGGGGTGTCGGTTCCGTACTGCTCATTTATTTGCTGGTCAAACCGACCTTCGGTATAACTGCGGCGCGGATTGGCGCACTGGCATATGCCTGCACGCCGATCGTCGCGGCCGTTAGCCGTACGAACAACATCGACAGCATGCTTGTGTTCACGCTGCTGATCGGAACATGGTTATTGTTCAGAGGAGTTAAGAGGAACAGCGTGTGGAGCGTCCTCGGAGCCTTTGCGATGATTGGGGTCGGATTCAATGTGAAAATGCTTGAAGCGTACATGGTACTGCCCGCATTCTATCTGTTTTATCTTATTGCCCCGCGGCTCGGCTGGAAGAAGAAAGCAAGCGTGCTTGCAGGCGCGACGGCGGTATTGATCGTCGTATCCCTATCGTGGGCGGTAATAGTCGATTCCATCCCGGCTGATAAGCGGCCGTATGTGGGGAGCAGCAAGACCAATTCCGAACTGGAGCTTGCGCTGGGATACAACGGAGTTTCCCGGTTGACCGGCAACAGAGGAGGCGGATTCGGAGGCGGTGCCGGGGGCTTTGAAGGAGACTTTAACCGGGGTAGAGGCTTGAGGGAAGACGGCGGCCGGAACCGGCAATACCAAAACCAGACGAGCCAGACGAGCCAGACGAACCAGACGAACCAGACGAACCAGACGAGCCAGACGAACCAGACGAACCAGACGAACCAGACGAACCAGACGAGCCAGACGAACCAGACGAACCAGACGAACCAGACGAACCAGACGAACCGGCAAAACCAGCCGAACACAGGCATCGTTCAACCCGCGCCGGCACAGGGCGGCGGTAATTTTCCCGGGGGCATACCGACTTTCGGGAACGCTCAGGGTGAGCGGTTTAATTTCAGAGGCAATGGCGGATTTGGCGGAGGCTCGGGAGGCATGTTCGGCACAGGAGAGAAGGGACCGCTCCGATTGTTCCAAGCGGCGTTATCCGGTCAAGCCAGCTGGCTGATTCCTTTCGCTGCGTTCGGCTGCATCGGCTTGTTCGGCAGCCTTAGGAGAAGGAATTTCACACAGAAGCATAAAGAAGGCTTATTCTGGGCAGCTTGGTTACTGCCGGGAATGGCGTTTTTCAGTATAGCCGGCTTCTTCCACCAATATTATCTCATCATGCTCGCTCCAGCGGTTGCGGCACTTGCCGGGGCCGGCTGGAAGGAGCTTTGGCATTATTTTCACAACGGATCGGGTTGGCGCTCATGGCTGCTGCCGGCGGCTATTGCGGTGACAACCGCCTTTGAATGGTACATCGTACACCCTTACGACGATACAATCGGTGCGGGATGGTCAGTCGGGATTGCGGTAGCGTGTGTACTATCGATACTGATGTTGTTCGCATTCGCAGGGAAAGAGGGAAAGCTTGCACGCGCAGCCGGGATCACCGGATTCCTGGTCTTGTTGATCGGTCCGCTTTACTGGGCCGCCACGCCGATCACATACGGGCAGAGCAGCATGATGCCGGCCGCCGGACCGAGAGCTGCGGCCGAAGGCCGGGGCGGAGGCTTCGCACCCGGAGCGGATAGCCAAGGGATAGACCAGAAAACATACTCGTACTTAAAGAATCATAATACGGGTGAAAAAAACTTGTTCGCCACGACGAACTATAACACGGCGACCCCTTACATTATCGATAAAGGAGAAGCGGTTATCGCTATGGGCGGCTTCTCCGGCTCGGATCCCGTATTAACGCTGAAGCAGCTTGAAAGTTTGGTTACGTCCGGACAATTGAAATTTTTTATGATTTCCGGAGGCGGTTTCGGGGGAGGCCGGGGAGGCAATTCGGAGCTGACGGCATGGATTGAGTCGCACGGAACGGTCATACCGACGAGTGAGTGGCGGTCTGCCGGCAGCACCGGCGATTCCGGCGGATTTGGCAGAGGCGGCATGACACTGTATGAAGTGAACAAGTGA